One Etheostoma cragini isolate CJK2018 chromosome 18, CSU_Ecrag_1.0, whole genome shotgun sequence DNA window includes the following coding sequences:
- the LOC117961866 gene encoding cAMP-specific 3',5'-cyclic phosphodiesterase 7B-like isoform X1 translates to MPVLDEFWGPDLRMRDSGLGVGEVGVCPDEAPRSPIWGHLRTPPFTCGSLSLALELPALIRQLRAAWRAHRGGHRGPESSEASTWVESEEEEVEEVKHHVEDRSGHLKADGRLDTGHSGVLLVERRGSYPLIDLRILKSSAQQGEVEADTRRKVKRLLSFQRYCHASRPLRGLVPHTPGSLHLLDDTYLGQAAHMLSKVGKWNFDIFLFDRLTKGNSLVTLMCHLLNVYGLVHHFQLDMVKLHRFLGMVQEDYHSQNPYHNAVHAADVTQAMYCYLKEPKLAEQLSPLDVFLGLMAAAAHDVDHPGVNQPFLIKTRHHLASLYQNTSVLESHHWRSTVGMLRESRLLSHLPADMSQDMEQQLGSLILATDISRQNEFLSTFREHLDNQDLDLQLASHRHFMLQIALKCADVCNPCRFWELSKQWSERVCEEFYRQGDLERKFDFEISPQCNQQVDSVPDIQIGFISYIVEPLFEEWHRFTEPSLLSQNMMAHLYKNKARWSCLRYAHTPSDTQTHSHAKEPEGGRGGEGGGIS, encoded by the exons ATGCCAGTACTGGATGAGTTCTGGGGCCCAGATCTCAGGATGCGGGACTCCGGTCTTGGTGTTGGAGAAGTTGGGGTCTGTCCAGATGAAGCTCCCCGCTCGCCAATCTGGGGGCATCTTAGGACGCCTCCTTTTACCTGTGGGAGCCTGTCATTGGCCCTGGAGCTTCCGGCTCTCATACGGCAGCTCAGGGCAGCCTGGAGGGCTCACAGAGGAGGCCATCGGGGGCCCGAGAGTAGTGAGGCGAGCACTTGGGTGGAatcagaggaggaagaagtaGAGGAGGTGAAGCATCACGTAGAGGACAGAAGCGGTCATCTCAAAG CTGATGGCAGACTGGACACTGGTCATTCTGGTGTGCTGCTGGTTGAGAGACGAGGCTCCTACCCGCTGATTGACCTGCGAATCCTCAAAT CCAGTGCCCAACAGGGGGAGGTAGAGGCCGACACCAGGAGAAAAGTGAAACGTCTGCTGAGCTTTCAGAGATACTGCCACGCCTCCAGGCCACTCAGGGGGTTGGTGCCCCACACCCCCGGGTCACTACACCTACTAGATGACACCTACCTGGGACAAGCTGCA CACATGCTATCAAAAGTGGGCAAATGGAACTTTGACATTTTCCTCTTTGATCGTCTTACAAAAG GTAACAGCCTGGTAACTCTGATGTGCCATCTCTTAAACGTCTATGGTCTTGTTCACCACTTCCAGCTGGACATGGTCAAACTGCACAGGTTTCTCG GCATGGTTCAAGAGGACTACCACTCCCAGAATCCCTATCACAATGCTGTTCATGCTGCTGATGTCACCCAAGCCATGTACTGCTACCTGAAGGAGCCCAAG ctggCAGAGCAGCTGAGTCCTCTGGACGTGTTCCTGGGTCTGATGGCGGCCGCCGCCCACGACGTTGACCATCCTGGAGTCAACCAGCCCTTCCTCATTAAGACCAGACACCACCTGGCATCCCTCTACCAG AACACATCTGTGCTGGAGAGTCACCACTGGAGATCCACAGTAGGCATGCTGCGAGAGTCACGACTGCTGTCCCACTTGCCTGCTGACATGTC GCAGGACATGGAACAGCAGCTGGGCTCTCTCATCCTGGCTACAGACATCAGCAGGCAGAATGAGTTCCTCTCAACCTTCAGAGAACATCTGGACAACCAGGACCTAGACCTTCAGCTAGCTTCTCACAGGCACTTTATGCTGCAG ATTGCTCTGAAGTGTGCAGACGTCTGTAATCCGTGTCGGTTTTGGGAGCTGAGCAAACAGTGGAGTGAGAGGGTGTGTGAGGAGTTCTACAGGCAGG GTGACCTGGAAAGAAAGTTTGACTTTGAGATTAGTCCTCAGTGTAACCAGCAGGTTGACTCGGTCCCAGACATTCAGATAG GTTTCATCTCATACATTGTGGAGCCTCTGTTTGAGGAGTGGCACCGCTTCACCGAGCCCAGCCTGCTCAGCCAGAACATGATGGCTCACCTGTACAAGAACAAGGCCCGCTGGAGCTGCCTACGATACGCACACACACCGTCAGATACCCAGACCCACTCCCACGCCAAGGAGCCCgaaggaggacgaggaggagagggtggaggCATCTCTTAA
- the LOC117961866 gene encoding cAMP-specific 3',5'-cyclic phosphodiesterase 7B-like isoform X2, whose translation MPVLDEFWGPDLRMRDSGLGVGEVGVCPDEAPRSPIWGHLRTPPFTCGSLSLALELPALIRQLRAAWRAHRGGHRGPESSEASTWVESEEEEVEEVKHHVEDRSGHLKADGRLDTGHSGVLLVERRGSYPLIDLRILKSSAQQGEVEADTRRKVKRLLSFQRYCHASRPLRGLVPHTPGSLHLLDDTYLGQAAHMLSKVGKWNFDIFLFDRLTKGNSLVTLMCHLLNVYGLVHHFQLDMVKLHRFLGMVQEDYHSQNPYHNAVHAADVTQAMYCYLKEPKLAEQLSPLDVFLGLMAAAAHDVDHPGVNQPFLIKTRHHLASLYQNTSVLESHHWRSTVGMLRESRLLSHLPADMQDMEQQLGSLILATDISRQNEFLSTFREHLDNQDLDLQLASHRHFMLQIALKCADVCNPCRFWELSKQWSERVCEEFYRQGDLERKFDFEISPQCNQQVDSVPDIQIGFISYIVEPLFEEWHRFTEPSLLSQNMMAHLYKNKARWSCLRYAHTPSDTQTHSHAKEPEGGRGGEGGGIS comes from the exons ATGCCAGTACTGGATGAGTTCTGGGGCCCAGATCTCAGGATGCGGGACTCCGGTCTTGGTGTTGGAGAAGTTGGGGTCTGTCCAGATGAAGCTCCCCGCTCGCCAATCTGGGGGCATCTTAGGACGCCTCCTTTTACCTGTGGGAGCCTGTCATTGGCCCTGGAGCTTCCGGCTCTCATACGGCAGCTCAGGGCAGCCTGGAGGGCTCACAGAGGAGGCCATCGGGGGCCCGAGAGTAGTGAGGCGAGCACTTGGGTGGAatcagaggaggaagaagtaGAGGAGGTGAAGCATCACGTAGAGGACAGAAGCGGTCATCTCAAAG CTGATGGCAGACTGGACACTGGTCATTCTGGTGTGCTGCTGGTTGAGAGACGAGGCTCCTACCCGCTGATTGACCTGCGAATCCTCAAAT CCAGTGCCCAACAGGGGGAGGTAGAGGCCGACACCAGGAGAAAAGTGAAACGTCTGCTGAGCTTTCAGAGATACTGCCACGCCTCCAGGCCACTCAGGGGGTTGGTGCCCCACACCCCCGGGTCACTACACCTACTAGATGACACCTACCTGGGACAAGCTGCA CACATGCTATCAAAAGTGGGCAAATGGAACTTTGACATTTTCCTCTTTGATCGTCTTACAAAAG GTAACAGCCTGGTAACTCTGATGTGCCATCTCTTAAACGTCTATGGTCTTGTTCACCACTTCCAGCTGGACATGGTCAAACTGCACAGGTTTCTCG GCATGGTTCAAGAGGACTACCACTCCCAGAATCCCTATCACAATGCTGTTCATGCTGCTGATGTCACCCAAGCCATGTACTGCTACCTGAAGGAGCCCAAG ctggCAGAGCAGCTGAGTCCTCTGGACGTGTTCCTGGGTCTGATGGCGGCCGCCGCCCACGACGTTGACCATCCTGGAGTCAACCAGCCCTTCCTCATTAAGACCAGACACCACCTGGCATCCCTCTACCAG AACACATCTGTGCTGGAGAGTCACCACTGGAGATCCACAGTAGGCATGCTGCGAGAGTCACGACTGCTGTCCCACTTGCCTGCTGACAT GCAGGACATGGAACAGCAGCTGGGCTCTCTCATCCTGGCTACAGACATCAGCAGGCAGAATGAGTTCCTCTCAACCTTCAGAGAACATCTGGACAACCAGGACCTAGACCTTCAGCTAGCTTCTCACAGGCACTTTATGCTGCAG ATTGCTCTGAAGTGTGCAGACGTCTGTAATCCGTGTCGGTTTTGGGAGCTGAGCAAACAGTGGAGTGAGAGGGTGTGTGAGGAGTTCTACAGGCAGG GTGACCTGGAAAGAAAGTTTGACTTTGAGATTAGTCCTCAGTGTAACCAGCAGGTTGACTCGGTCCCAGACATTCAGATAG GTTTCATCTCATACATTGTGGAGCCTCTGTTTGAGGAGTGGCACCGCTTCACCGAGCCCAGCCTGCTCAGCCAGAACATGATGGCTCACCTGTACAAGAACAAGGCCCGCTGGAGCTGCCTACGATACGCACACACACCGTCAGATACCCAGACCCACTCCCACGCCAAGGAGCCCgaaggaggacgaggaggagagggtggaggCATCTCTTAA